The Lepeophtheirus salmonis chromosome 2, UVic_Lsal_1.4, whole genome shotgun sequence region GGAACTTGTCccttggaaataaaaaagtgtcATACCCTCAGCTCAAGAACGATTCCTGTAATCCACGGCGCACGACAAGAGGGCATACTTGgggtattttaatataatatatcgtCTTTCTAGAGTTCTTcacctaaaatatagtattaaattttgaatgttttgggccATGACTAAAAAACACATGAGGAAATCAGCTATGGTCAAAACGGACACCCCGGTGACGTAACTCTACTTATTTCTTCATAGAGTTTTTGACTGACATCATAATCAAAGGCAATGTCATCTTTGGGGCTCATCtatattaatcaatcaaaatgaaaatgagtCACCGGATGAACTGTATGTAGTGCTCCATGAAGtgtatcataaacatatttacatatatagaataacaatatatttgtattaatgaaatattgcaggcttTTATAGAGGGTCCACTGTATATAGTGTttcctgatgtaaatcatgtaaaaaaaaaaattatatataaaataatgtatttatgaaatattgcaggcgtgtacAGTGAATCTATAACAAGGACactatttctgtttttttgttattggcctcttatgtatatcaattcataattcatgtgcatttttgtatatcttaagatttgaattaaatataaacgctggtatgctcaaatgaattttctttgtttttatcagTGAGCCCTCTAAAGAGTGAAGTActcatcttaatttttttttctcaaactcttattattattatactttaattattgaggacagaacacatatgaattgatataagtatcgAATATTTACGCGTGAGTGTGCTGattaaaaatggagagtaacactgaagatttcttGTGGAATtaccttctatattattatttatttagcaaaatcTGTTTTCTAGCCGTCGCCTTGTTACTCCGGCCAATGACGTGTATTAACAgtaagatgatatttttaatagatatatagaCAAATTTGtagcaaaatctaaatataactttttaaaaattaaaatgagacTTAAGACGGTatttattgaatactacttgataccaCAGAAACGCAGTGATATTCgaattatatctaattaatgGATATTGAACATTCCGATGAAATGGTTAGATCAATTAGggacaaaaaaagtaagataaCGCGATAACAATACCTTATCTTTGGCTATCTAATAGTTAATTTAGTATTGTCCGCTGCTAGAATATTTGCCGCTCTATATTTGAAAGTGGGGCAGCCATATTATATAATGACGACGTCATctataacgcaacctttcaattttattaaaaaatataacactaAGTCTAAAAAAGTAAGTGGGCAATCACCACTTAACCTCTATTGTTACAGTACGACTGGTCTGTAGTCTTCACTATGTGAATATGAATGAAAGATGTTGTAATAACAATATAGTTTCTGATAAAAAGTAAAGGTAgcaacatttttatcaaaaatgaactGAAACAatccccaaaatcagttggtagataTTTGGTCAATTTCCCACAACAATCCCCATTAAAATTCCTactgtgaataaaaaaagaaaacccacAACTCAGTATATTGAAGAAGTGTAAACAATTTTTCTACCGTGCAAAGTCCCTAATAATCTAAATACTGTATAATACTTTCGGAATATAACCATGAATATAGCCTTTTTCGGATACAATTAAGCTTTTTATAAAGAAGGTGGGAAGGTTTAGTTTTGTGgctacataatttatttaatttcaccCATCACCAAGTTAAGTGTAGCTTTATTAATTAGGCTTGCATAAGAATAATAATCTACCCTGTATTCTTAATAGGATgaatttcaaattgtatttattcttatattagaGGAGTACAGGGGataaagtaataacttattactaaTAAGTCATCTCTTATGAAGTAGTGTTCATAACTTTAAACTTTCCCcattgatttattattcaatattttttttggaattgttcacAACGTAATAAGAActtattctaattcaaccaatcagtgTTGATGACACATCTGACTCTACGTTTTATGAATTTAACAAACATAATACAAAAGATTTCGTTTCTTCGTttagaatttgtgtcatttcatactcttattttttgataaaattatcaattcaatgtatttagTAATTCATCACTATTATCTTAATAATttggtaaaaagaaaaatacaaaaggatAGATAGCggatgtttttcaaatttttccttcaCCTTTGGCAGCtgaggttgagagtggataaaaagcTAGTCGTGAATACAGTATGAATTAGTGTTATGTCGGTCCTGATTAATTTGGTTTAtcccagtcttaggaccggccCTATTGACGAAAAAACCCCTCAATGACGATTCGAGCGATTGCTTTTACTTTCTGTAAGGACCCGACAAGTTTGATTGGATCGGACCGGACTGCGATTctcggtcctaaataaagaccagCATAACGTTAGCGTGAGTCACGGTGTAAGTAAGGTATCACCATGCTAGACGTgctagatacatatatatttaatcgaCGGCAAGGTTGAAGGCCTTCCATTGTTTGGTCATTTAAATGCATATAAAGCTTGGGTTAGGCTTCCAAGATGGGCTAcgtcaacaatgctgacgtcagaTGAAATTCTCtaacttataatattaaataataaataaatttgaataaaaatattccttaaagTTATAAATCAGTCGTATATTTCGTTTAAGGATATTTGATTTCACGAATatcattatagtttttttcaatcatataatataaagtaatacaaTGTGTTTgttaattgtatttgatttcATCTTACGGTAATCAGTTTTCACAAAagctttgataaaaataataattatttatatattaatcctTAATGCAATTTCTGGttgcataattaattttcagtttatAACAAACACGgtagtattattaattttttcataacttattgaatataattaaaatatatattaattttatacattagtATACAACCATAAAAACATCCTTTTAGGGAGTGAtgcattaatttaataaatgaatgagAGGTACTATTAAAGATATTGATGCAATAATTGATCCTGCTCCTGCAGGTTGATGCTCTTCTTTGTCACAGTTATTTGGAAGTTGAACtgaaagagtttaaaaaacgaaaatatattggaatttatattttatttatgtcatatatactttaaatcaaaaatatgaattatgaagCTTTTGGATTTTAAGTGAGTTTCCACATCTATCAGACGTGTACACGTCAATGTATTTGGAATGGatcattttaaagaaacaagAAGCAAACAAAATAtcacatttaattatgataGGTTTAAAATTGTCTACTGCGTTgtgttcatattttgacttgATACATTTTTAGGGATAGGAGTTTTGTAGAGAAATGGTACAATTTTATTCTCCTTGCACTCTACGAAGTCCCATccttagtaattttttaatcgAAGGAGTGTGAACGAGTTAACATGagctacatacatacatgttttTAAGTTCCATTATTATTTCAGTTCTCATGTCTTCTTTTTCTCatatttaccttttttgtatatcacgcaacctttcttccggGAAAAAGAGAGGGGAAAACCccagaaaaaatgatttaaatctgTTGATAATTAGCAATTTCTAGGCTACTCCTTCCCAACTGGGGAATACTTATTCactaattagtaaaaaaaattcattgtttatCCTTTACGGTTTTCCCTCACTTGGACAAAACTATACCTTGTACGTTGTTGTCAGCAGTGGatgtttcttattcttttttcctAAGTAGTGGtatgaatgttgattggttgaattaaaattggtTATTGTTAAACCACTTATTTTTGGCCTTTTCCCCATGTTTATtattggaggaaaggttgtgtgatataataaaggtaattatttgtttaattcatttatttctagGAACTCTTCTTCCTTTTGTTAGTAAATGGGTttcatgatttataattttacttctttAGAAGAGTAAAATTaccacaaaaacataaatttgtaaACACGATCATGCAATTTATTGTGGTATTTTGACTCCTTTACAAACAAGAAAActgttaataacaaaaattcttcattttaaatggacaaatttgaagattataacgaaaaatttcttagaaataaatggaACTTTGGTctgttccaaaattataaacGTTGTTTACGTGTACTAGCACGATAGgtcataattagtgttgtgtcagtccttatttattaattccgGTCCGATTTTAGGACCGGTACTATCTGTAAGACCGACGgcccttcggactgtcagtaatagaacttatttaagaaaaaaaaaagaaataaagttgagtgaaaGTCATCTTTATAAGTTTgagaactgatatgcaggactgaactgaatgGGACTTCagtcttcattcctaaataaagacaaacACAACATTAGTTATGATGCATTATATTTACTCTTGACAGTCCCTATTAATTGGCAATAAGTACAATGCATATGATCGTTTATCGcactttgttaatattttataaaatattaatagttaaatattcacaattttagCAAAATGTATGAGATCTGATCTGGAGTTACAGAagatcagaaaataaaatattgaatcgaCTCCTGAGTTTCGTAAATTTGAAATCACAGACTCACATTTTGAGTGCAGTCGAGACAAcactatttaaaaagtaaaaaaagcaTCAGAGACACCAGAACCAATTCATACGTTTTACAAAAAGAACTTTACATTTAGATTACGTCAAAGTCaagcaactttaaaaaaatgggccCCTCCGTTCCGGCACCTGTGTATAAAATTGTACCATAATAAAAATGGGATATAATTACGTCCGGCTTGTTGCATTAGGGTTTTAATGATGTCCAATTGTCCAGAGGAAGTCTCTTTGAGTTTTTCTTCAGGGTAGCACTCTCTCAAAATTCCACCACATCCCTCCAGGATCTAAAAAGTGTATGAGAAaagttaattgaaaaatatttatcatttgagtttattttttaccgTGTagaattcacaaaaaatcttTTCCACTTCTTTAAAGGCCTTTGGATTGCTGACAATCTTTTCAAAtttactttgaaataaattggtTTTGTTGATACAAGCTCCATATCTACAGTTATAAAGACAAATTGATTGTATTTGGAATGAGCgtttcataattaattgaattaaattacttCATggatatttccttaatttttttctcatcacAAATGTCTGAGCCACTAAAGGAATTCATCTTATACTTTTCATAAGTATCACATGCATTTAATTTAAGACCACTATCCTTATGTGCCCCTATTAATTGCTCAAATATCTGAATTTGAAGAGCCTTGAATTGtctaaaatgaagaagaaaacattaaattaacggaataaattgaagaaatattgtGATTTAAAGAAATACTTCATTTGTTGTTCGTGATAACATTTGTTGTACTCCTCACTACAGTCCTCAATGATTTCTTCAATATATGAGCAAAGAAGCCCTTGGGTTTTTTCAACTTGACTGGATTGAAAGGCTTGTTCTTTTTGGGTCACACATTTCTTTCTTCGTACCTCAATCTCTTGTATTTCACTCTCTGAACATTTGCTTACCAAACCTTTTccgtaaaaataaaattagggacatttatatataatgtttggGGAATCagaaacatattaattatacaataacttGTCTTTTGCTTTATTCATTGATTTTGAAAATGGAATAGTGTATTACGAGTGGTACAAAGACTTTGGATATCTGCGTCCTCTAGTAGTTAAAGATGGTGTGTTACTTTGTTCAATGAATATTCTATGCTTGGAACGAATTCTCCTGTACCCCTTCCTTTTTTTAGCCCACTAAGGGATTTAGagagattaaaataatatgaaacgttgtaatattaaaaaaataaaaaaaattatatggtcaccctgataatctgaagaatgtttagaGGAAGAGCATATTAGTTGTCATGAAGTATCATTAAACTAGGCGCGATTAGCTATAAAATTCTGAATTAGACTCTAAGTAACATTAGCGGCCTCTTAAATGATCTAAGGAGGGAGAAACTGAAGTTATACTATAAAGAGgggaaccttctacatttaaaataacactaTTGAAGAGAATATATCACAATGGCATGAgagttgtttacttatacttgtttgttagaagaggaaaaaagtgacgtcatactatttttttttgtcagcatattttttttctcaaataccCGCGCATCTCGTCTCTTCTATTTCTTCTTTCtcaatagatgaaaataaaaatattattttaaaggaaagaGTGGATTTTTGCATTCTTTAGCTAAATATATGGGTATAAAAGCTGTTAcgattattatgttatttttgaagagtGAACATCAAAGTATGAAGTAATCACtagtatttatttgttgaaCTTGCAGatccacatcggagtaatttatttccttccttacagctaatttaatgacacgtcataacagctaagctactttttccccaaacattcttcaaattgtctgggtggCCACGCTAATTTTCGAAGTTTTTTAAGCATACGTGCAGATCATATAATTTTCAACTAAGGTTAAGACATTCATTGCacgattatttaaattcaatcctctcttttatttcataactattctaataaataaaatatgttttaaacagCCTCAGTTGGCCACAAACTAAGGAATGGGAAAAGGATTTCACGTTCCATATATGCACTATTCCTGGAATTATTCATGCCTATTCGATATGATCAGTATAATTGTTGTTTGCTCAGATATTGTTCTCTTctgactttaaaatatatcttgttcttTTCTCATGCTTTGTTGTATTTGTAACACCGTAAATGAATTAACTCGAACTCCTTCAAAGATAGGTTCATGATTATTGAACTGGAAATCCAGCTCCTTTAAAGTGGTTTAAGTTATGTAAGCACATATTGTGTAGAATAAAGCCCATGAATACATGTGATGATTGGTTAAATGATGATATAATttcctattatataaatatacctatgcataattgaccaaaataactttgaaacaaaatgttaaaaaaaccccttgaaaatataaatagtctATAGTAAGGAcaaatactctttttattttttaccttttttgtaaattcatcattaacttttttgacCAAATACCCGTTTCTGCGTATAATACTTGCGTTTATGAAATACATTCCTCCtcatctattattattatatatgtatattttattatctacttCATGGTTGGATTGTCCATTGAAAATGCCCACTATTATAATTAAGCActttattgaaacttttttttggactaggcttatttatgaaaaacaaaccTGCATCTCATTTATAGCCgggtaaaaatgtaaaaagtctTAAAATCCTCACTAGCGTAAAAACCACGCCggagaaaatgtcaaaaaataaatatatgggaAGATTTGAAAGATGTCATCTCTGCTGACAGAGATAACTATACACTCTAGTGCTCCTCAAGactaactttttgaaataaaaaaagatacaagtattttcctttcagctgttttcataAATTGACCCTTGTATGATTCAAAGGGGATGAttctacgtattatgaacttAAAAAGGGTATtacatgtgatttttttatttattaatttatataaatccggggcttttgtttaaaattcgtgTATTTCCGtgcttaatcattaattatcatattgataaaattagcAATTCTCTGTATATACAAAGTATTTCGCAAGTAATTGACACTGTTGGTAAcgaaggtgactatatataagatGAGACAAGAAGGATCTTCTAAGGCAGTCTGGTTGGTGTTAGTGAGAAAAGTAACCAAAGTGACGAAAAAAGATCACAAGATCAATATTTGTTCACTTATAATTGTTTATGCGACAACTTTTTTGTCTGATAGGGCGGAGAAGAGGGAACCATCAagattactttattattaattgcaCAACCTCCATGAATCCTTGAATTAAACACAAAAAGTTAATCTTATTAACGGAAGAAAACATTGAATGAACcaagaggaaaaataataaaatggcgtGATCAATTGTACTAACAAAacagtgattcccaaccttttTATGACTGTGGAGTCCCTAGGGGTTATTTTGGGGGAACATCTCAGTTTTGGGCGAATATTTGGGTctaggattttatttgaaatttgaaaattaaatttagaattgaGAAAAGAGAATTCTTGATTACCTTTGATAGCTTCATGGAGACTTGGTCGGGTTTTCACGTTGCCAAAGTAATCTCCCAAAACCCCCGACGTATGAATGTAATTGCAAGGGATGGTTATATAATAGTgaagtcatcatttttttaggcGGGGGGAAGGCGTTGGACTTTCCCCCAAATTTGGCAAAGAGCTTATTTTAAAACCGacagtatactttttttttttaatttaagagttaaaatttttgggaagagactaaatttgaacgaataactAGACCTGTTGTGAATACTTTTagcgttaattttttttgagggtgtaaaatttgaaggaataacTTTTGGTGTAGAAGAATATTGTTattgcaataaatataaaaattccataaaagtGGTGGAGGGCAATGGCCCCTTGACCATTATGCTTCCGGCGCTACTGCCTCAAGCTGATAGTTGTTTTTTTCGCCACATCGTTTTATAGCTTTTGGAATAATTTAAGGGAGCACTTGGAAGTAATATCAGAAtgtacttttttcccaaaatttacaCTTGCGGAGATTTCTCTACTTTTCACATCTATAGTTATACAAGAGCATAATTATAGCTAATTAATAGTGATAAAAAcccggtgtattttttagctgcctcggttttttttttggaattggtagtctgaagaatgaattttcttttcctttgcggttgtcattattatttaatttctgagtagctAACATCTTTGCCTAAATAGATGCAATTATACTCTaagcctgattgaacattcgtgtgtgctcttAATAGACGGAGCGttccctgaggatttgttgcgttgttataattgtaagtcctttttgaacTCGGTGTAGAATTGTGGGttgacatcgaagtaattctagaaaatgtCCTTGCTTATATCCTATTCTacttcttcccttgtcacagctgattgaaaCTGATCTAATGTAATGCCAAGAGCATTATTCCTTCTCTCCtcctaaaaattcttcaaattatcagggttaccgtgttgattttcagttttttttaccatgctcattctacactggattttcatcattactaATTATACTTTTTCCTTCGTAGAATGATATATCTTGTTCAAATTTGATAATTCTAATATCAGGATTATTACCATAATTAGAACATGATATTCTTCCGGGTTATCTCTTTTTGGAACTCCGggataccaaaaaaataatactagatATTATAATATCTGATTACATCTATGTACTTACAAAAAGCTATGGAATGTGGTAAggctttgatgatatttttaaatagaactgGTGTAGTGATGAACGTACGTaccttaatatttgattataacatTATGATAAGTGATAATACACATATCATGACTTTATGTACGTAAATACTTGTGTTAAGCAAAAGATTTATGTTTCAAAGTTCTCACATGGTAAttacaaacaataaataaaccaaattaaATTACCCAAAAGTTTATTACgtaaaaaattcctaaaaataacttcattacTTTCAtcatcttaaattaaatatattgacatttaaaaatatatatattatttattttttccttaatattcaaataagtgggcattaatactaattatattttttaacaataataattggttGAATATATGATGATGCAATAGATCAAATATCATTGTAAATATGCTTGTGAAGGGCCTAATTGTATACAGAATGAAAAGCATTTGAGTACAATGCACATATACTCAAATATcagagtttaaaaaacaaatgattaaaaaatacaattaaaacaaagCTGAGATGAAGCATTTGACGACAAAATAAGtagttgattaaaattattatcagaGTAGATACTCGACCAAACTGATTAATGATTCATCCAatgttttaagtattaaatatgttattcattggggaaagtttttttcaaatttttcatcttttaaagtCTGGCATCTatccctatatatatatgaaaggtAGCTGGGGCAGGAGTGTATATATCCGAATGTAACATTTCCGCTTGATTAGATCTATCagcaaatattcaaatatctttgaataagaattattaatttgatagaATTCACATTACCACATGCAAATAGTATCATATTAAATGCTAATGGGTAGTGGTTTTCGAACAGTGTGTCTGGAGGAAAGTTCAAGTGTGCCGTACAATTTGAGACAACCagacattatttgcaatagcttataatattCCGAattattggtttaattaaaataggtgcGTCAGgaaatgttttgtaattttttttgaaatatttattttttcgtgtgccaaaaaatgtttatttgtcttttggtgtgGAGGTTTCGTGCATTATCATCCAGTTATCGTATTTAATTCCAGATAATTAGTTTGAACTTGAAGACaggattttgaagtttttgaacttatacttacgtaaaattttgtaattttaccTCAATAtactagataaaaatataacaaaatcatatttcagttgggaaaattcgtttgcaaaaaagaaagatcCATCTTCCAACGTAATATCCACATACAAAGGAGCTTGCGGTGTCTCTGAGGGAACAAATGTCGGAGTCTCCCTAGAGTGGCCAGCTACTTGAGATGCAAAATCGTCAACCGAAGACAGCAAAGAGCCACAGATACACTATACGAAAAAGATTCTAACTTATCTTGAGAAATAACTTAAACCATCTTTTCTTGTAATCCTTAAAACCATTCTTTAagtttcaaactttttgatattatctGATAAAGTGCAGAAACGgaagaagtaataaaaaattatataaatgagagAAAATTCGAGCGATTATATAACTCTTCTAAAATGGCGAGTGCGCTCCGctcgttattcaaaacaataattctcactcaatattttattaagtaaaaaacatattttctaattaattatgtgtCTGTTAGAGAGTGAGAAAATGTCCATTACGTCTATTTGTGGGGCCTAAAAGGCTAAGTTTTATAACCATTAAAACTGAGGGTGTACCGATACATCGGAATCAGCAAGAATcggccttttttgaagtatcggaaTCGGTTtacttaatgataaaaaaaaaaaaaaaaaaaagtgaggacCACAATAAAAACACAACTTCGATGTCAGACTAGGACTCCTATCAGTAGAAATCCcgtatagaaatattttttctttaattctaatatgtaataaatgcAATAATAATAGACCTACATAACTTAAATCAGTTCcattaattgaaaatgaaagtatatcCATTAGTGCAGGCAATATAAATGAGACAACAAGGAATACATTGACTATTGAGCACAGAGAGGAActgagtttttaaattaattataatgataatttttattgatatatttatgtcttttttcgTCAagttctatttaataaaaagttaaacattaaaaaaaataaatcatctttttattgtaatttctttatacataatactCAAATGGGATGAGTATCGGAATCGTTCAAAAAGATGGTATAGGAATCGGCTGAAATTTTCGTATCGATACATCCTAGATGAAAActcttattttcattaatattaagaaaaatagtcaaCTATTGGATGTCCAAATgggaccaataaataaaaggacttaataTATCCCTTTATTAccaagtttattaaatatatgatcctaaaatgtattaaaagtaaGTTATTACATCGTTAGACAATCTTTTTTCCATATTATGGATAGAAATTAcctattacaattaaaataataatatatatagttatatagacatatattataaaaatcctaCTTTTTTAGTCAttaatcgattaaaaaaaaacccacaaatctaaccatttttagggatttttagtatatattaatttgatttaactaaaatatcagTGTAGATTATTAGCTGTAGGTAATATCCAGTGCAgatattaagtctttttttttactattaaagcCATTTTATAAGGTTTcataaagatttattggaaacCTGTCCAAtttgtgtagtaaaaatatcaactttgagcccaaATTATGACGTCAGTCATTAGGCAACACGGCTATAGCTTGAGATTGCattgtgatttaattttttataactgtaaaatataaggaacatttatttatcatgttcatttcatatttataaaggaaATGATTGAAAATACTCAATTTTTAGTTCTTGTATTTTCAGGTTTGTGTGTTTGAATTAACAACGTCCTCTTTTGTTCTAGTATGTGCTAGCTCTGAGATTACTATATATGGTCTTCcttatcatttttcatcaaaaaaattgcattgtGTTGCATTTAACACTCTcaatcaaatgaaattttttttttttttttttttttttacatatttaaaaatgaacgtAGTCAGGGTTAAAACttgaattgatttcaaaatcaaagatcCGAGACCTAACCTGGACTCGAAATCAAAGATTTGAGACTATATTGAACTTGAAGGCCATAATTAACAAATGGTTATTGTtggatatgtttaaaaaaactaaaacgaCTGCAGTCCTAATAAAATTCGACAGTCCTAGGACCGCTTCTTATCCGTCTTTAATTGTAACTACAACAGATAAAATGACGTGGTTTACAAACTACGTTCACATTTggtgtgtggctagaacgtatatattcttcaatcctaaatagaagtgaacaaaacaaaaatatagcaCGGACCGTTGAACGGTAAAAAAGATCAGACcgataaaaaaatgtgtgtaatcaaaaaagattgattaggaaatcaatcctaggaccaatccaacactacaaATGGTCTTACaatcatttcaattttctcaCTGGATATAAAGGCCTATCCGCCAATGCACATTTTATAAACTTGGACAAAAACTCAATTCGAATCAACATAAGAGGCAAAGTGTTCACTTTAAATGTGAAATATTACAATCGAGCTTTGGTTGGTGACATTagttattataatgtatttatactGGACTCAAGAATAACCATAAAACTTAAAttcataagtatataaaatcGAATATATAACTATAGACATGAAAATAACTGGAAAGAAATATGAGCATTTGATAAAGGTATTaaggacttggacttgtgaACTAAGATTTGAGACTTTTGGAGTTGCAACTTACTTCTACGTCTGTAACACACCTTTTGTAACTatatccttttaatatataagGACTACAGGTATATTGGAACAGGGAAAACACTATACAGGGACCTACCTTATTTTTAACCAACtaagtactatttttttctattagtgaATAATTGTGAAATGAAAgacaatattgaatttaaaacaattatctaATAAATGTCATCAGGaattaaaaacacatttatattacttattattctgACTACATAGAATAAATAGAtcaaccataaaaaatatttgaattcctTAAAACATTCATAACATGACTCTTTTAATC contains the following coding sequences:
- the LOC121132565 gene encoding uncharacterized protein, with the protein product MLSYTFILLMFVKLSHSQESFGIIPGLVSKCSESEIQEIEVRRKKCVTQKEQAFQSSQVEKTQGLLCSYIEEIIEDCSEEYNKCYHEQQMKQFKALQIQIFEQLIGAHKDSGLKLNACDTYEKYKMNSFSGSDICDEKKIKEISMKYGACINKTNLFQSKFEKIVSNPKAFKEVEKIFCEFYTILEGCGGILRECYPEEKLKETSSGQLDIIKTLMQQAGLQLPNNCDKEEHQPAGAGSIIASISLIVPLIHLLN